The window CCGGTGAAGTGGATGGTGCCGGCGCCCAGGAACTTGATCGTCAGCAGCTTCAGGAAGAGGCCGAGCACGAAGACGGGCATCGCGAGGACGAAGAACGAGGCCAGGGTCGTGAACCGGTCGAAGAACTTGTACTGCTTGATCGCGCCGATGGTGCCGAGCGCGACGCCGCCGACCGAGCCGACCAGGGTCGCCAGCAGCAGCAGCCGGGTGGAGACGCCGATCCGGCGGCCCACCTCGCTGTTGACCGGCGAGCCGTCGATCGACTTGCCCAGGTCCCCGTGGATCACACCGTTCGCCCAGGTGCCGAAGCGGCTGACGATCGGGGTGTCGGGGTTCATGTTGACGTCGTCGAGCGTCTTGCTGATGGTCGCCTTGGCCAACGGGGGGTTGCGGCCCTCGTAGTTCGCCTGCGGGTGCAGGCTGAGCCCCGCGACGAAGTACGAGAGAGAAGCCGCAAGTATGACGAGTATCAAATAGTTGGCCAACTTGCGGAGCATGTAGCGGCCCAAGGCGGTTCTCTCCCTCGTGCGGACCCGCGCCCACCGACGGAACAGGACTCCGGGGTCCGTGAGGACGGAGGACCGTGCGCGGACTGCCGTGGAGCGTCTTTGATGTCGGACGGATGGTCGGAAAGGTCGGCCGCCACTGTCAGGCGGCTCGGATGCACATCTTGCTGACCGGGCGGAGGGCTGTCGACTGACGCTTTGTCAAAGGTTAGGTAAAGAAGGGTTCAGTCCTTTGGGTGGCAGCCCTCTTTGACCATGGCTTCCTCGGTCCGAGTCGCAGGCCACGAGGTGTTTTGCAGGCTCAGGGGCTCCCGGAACGCATGGTTCCACCGGTCGAAGTGTTTGTCCGGTTATGTTCGTGCATGTCCCGCCAGTGGCGAGGATTCGCCAACAAACGGACGCCCTGAGCTGCCTGATCGAGCAGTCATTTCACCGCCTCCCAGCTGTCACTCCGGCCCCACGGGACGGTGTCGCGGGAGCGTCGGGACGGTTGCGGCAGGGGGGTCTCCGATCGACCTTAGTTGACGTGTGCGCGTCGGGCGCGATCATTTTCGGTCGACCGGGACGGGTGCCCTGGCGCGCGGTGCATTGGTGCCCCGGAGGCAGGGCCGTGCGGGTGGGTGTGCAACGGAGGTTCGGGGGCACGGAACGGGGCCGGTGCGGGTGACCGAGGGGGCTCGGTCACCCGCACCGGGGGTGGGGTGTCGCCGGGGGTGTCGTGCTGCTTCACCCCGTGGTCAGGCTCAGTTGTCGCCCATGCTCCAGTTGCCGCACTGGAAGATGCTGAACGGGAAACAGATGTAGCCGCTGCCGGCCTGCTCCTCGCTGTCGAGCAGCTGCAGGGCGTTGACGTCCTCGGTCATGGTGTTCTCCTTCTGTGGAGGGGGAGTTGTCACATGTCGTTGATGCTCCAGTTGCCGCACTGGAAGATGCTGAACGGGAAGCACATGTAGCCGGTGGTGGTCTGCTCCTCGCTGTCGAGCAGCTGCAGGGCGTTGACGTCCTCGGTCATGGTGGTCACCTCCTTTCGGCCGGGTCGGGGGCGGGGAGCCAGAGGCGCGGTCCGCCGTGGTGGAGCCGTACCAGCAGGCCGAGGGGCCCGCCGAGTCCGGTGTTGTAGCCGACGCCCACCCTGCTCAGGGTGTCGTCGGGGATCAGGAGCAGCCCGTCGTGGACGACGTGGCGTGCGTGGGCGCAGGCGAGGAGTTCCTCGGCGCGGCGCCGCTGGAGGGGGTCGTCGAGGGCGTCGGCGAGGTCGAGGAGGAACTCGGCGTTGCCCGCGAGGCCGTG of the Kitasatospora sp. NBC_01246 genome contains:
- a CDS encoding ABC transporter permease is translated as MLRKLANYLILVILAASLSYFVAGLSLHPQANYEGRNPPLAKATISKTLDDVNMNPDTPIVSRFGTWANGVIHGDLGKSIDGSPVNSEVGRRIGVSTRLLLLATLVGSVGGVALGTIGAIKQYKFFDRFTTLASFFVLAMPVFVLGLFLKLLTIKFLGAGTIHFTGETDAEFAGRWDFAALGNRAEHMLLPGLTLILIQIALYSRYQRSTMLDVLGSDFLRTARAKGLRRRTALVKHGLRTAILPVVPLLVFNIVLLFVGATFTEKTFGWHGMGELLINSITRNDVNTTSAVALFTAGLVLIAGLLSDLLYAALDPRVRVR
- a CDS encoding ALQxL family class IV lanthipeptide, yielding MTEDVNALQLLDSEEQAGSGYICFPFSIFQCGNWSMGDN
- a CDS encoding ALQxL family class IV lanthipeptide, with translation MTEDVNALQLLDSEEQTTTGYMCFPFSIFQCGNWSINDM